Proteins encoded within one genomic window of Gammaproteobacteria bacterium:
- a CDS encoding cytochrome c, translating into MSRRLVLIAAVSAFVGFSMGAQAAGDPARGAELASTCMGCHGIPGYRNAYPSYRVPKLGGQKPDYLVIALQEYKAKTRPHTTMQAQAATLSDQDMQDIAAFLGSEGDAKAGAAASGSPAATRGKEKATVCAACHGETGISASPTWPNLAGQHEDYLVQAITKYREKARQDPIMQGQVGTLKDADVKDLAAYFAAQSGLFTVHYDK; encoded by the coding sequence ATGAGTCGACGTCTCGTCCTGATCGCCGCCGTTTCCGCCTTCGTCGGGTTCTCCATGGGCGCCCAGGCTGCCGGGGATCCTGCCCGCGGTGCCGAGCTGGCCTCGACCTGCATGGGCTGCCACGGCATTCCCGGCTACCGCAATGCCTACCCCTCCTACCGCGTTCCCAAGCTCGGTGGCCAGAAGCCCGATTACCTGGTGATCGCGCTGCAGGAATACAAGGCCAAGACCCGGCCGCATACGACGATGCAGGCGCAGGCCGCCACGCTGTCCGACCAGGACATGCAGGACATCGCCGCCTTCCTCGGCAGCGAGGGCGATGCGAAGGCGGGCGCCGCCGCCAGCGGCTCCCCTGCCGCCACCCGCGGCAAGGAGAAGGCGACGGTGTGCGCCGCCTGCCACGGCGAGACCGGCATCAGCGCCTCGCCCACCTGGCCGAACCTCGCCGGGCAGCACGAGGACTATCTGGTGCAGGCCATCACCAAGTACCGCGAGAAGGCGCGCCAGGACCCCATCATGCAGGGCCAGGTCGGCACTCTGAAGGATGCCGACGTCAAGGACCTCGCCGCCTACTTCGCGGCGCAGTCCGGCCTGTTCACGGTCCACTACGACAAGTAG
- a CDS encoding peptide ABC transporter substrate-binding protein: MGGASGQERAPRQVLRKGNGAEPESLDPHRTESVAAANIERDLFEGLVLETEDGELVPGAARSWESSADGLTHVFHMQPGARWSNGDPLTARDFEYSLRRSCDPATLNSYSSILFPILNAEAVVNGRLPPTALGVRALDDATLEIRLSGPTPYFLGLLTHSSAYPVHRASVERYGTKFARPGTLVSNGAYRLEEWVIQSHIRLVRNPQYRDDARTGIDEVWYYPIENDDAEVNRYRADELDLTEGVPFRQIRWLRANLPGELHIAPYLGTYYFGFNNTRPPFKDNLPLRLALSMAVDRDILTRRVMGTGEQPAYGFVPPVAHYTGQRPAWADWTQEQRNAEARRLYREAGYSQQHPLEVEVLYNTDQNHKRIAGALAAMWKQTLGVRTKLLNQEWKVFLENRKQRVITQVFRSGWIGDYNDAYTFSQLLHSKNGQNDPGYASPAYDALLDQAAATADPARRRALLEAAERQLLADQPLIPLYFYASKRLVKPWVGGYRANLMDHHHSKDLYILSH, translated from the coding sequence GCCGGAGAGCCTCGATCCCCATCGCACCGAGAGCGTCGCGGCCGCCAACATCGAGCGCGACCTCTTCGAAGGACTGGTGCTGGAGACCGAGGACGGGGAGCTGGTGCCCGGAGCGGCGCGCAGCTGGGAGAGCAGCGCCGATGGCCTGACCCATGTCTTCCACATGCAGCCCGGCGCGCGCTGGAGCAACGGCGACCCGCTGACCGCCCGCGACTTCGAGTACAGCCTGCGCCGCAGCTGCGACCCGGCGACGCTCAACAGCTACTCGAGCATCCTGTTCCCGATCCTCAACGCCGAGGCCGTGGTCAACGGACGCCTGCCGCCCACGGCGCTGGGTGTGAGGGCGCTCGACGACGCCACGCTGGAGATCCGCCTCTCGGGGCCGACGCCCTACTTCCTCGGCCTGCTCACCCACAGCAGCGCCTATCCGGTGCACCGCGCCTCGGTGGAGCGGTACGGGACGAAGTTCGCGCGCCCGGGCACGCTGGTCAGCAACGGCGCCTACCGGCTGGAGGAGTGGGTGATCCAGTCGCACATCCGCCTGGTGCGCAATCCGCAGTACCGCGATGACGCCCGCACCGGCATCGACGAGGTCTGGTACTACCCCATCGAGAACGATGACGCCGAGGTCAACCGCTACCGCGCCGACGAGCTCGACCTCACCGAGGGCGTGCCCTTCCGCCAGATCCGCTGGCTGCGGGCCAACCTGCCGGGCGAGCTGCACATCGCCCCGTACCTCGGCACCTATTACTTCGGCTTCAACAACACCCGCCCCCCCTTCAAGGACAACCTGCCGCTGCGTCTCGCGCTGTCCATGGCCGTGGACCGCGACATCCTCACCCGGCGCGTGATGGGCACCGGCGAGCAGCCCGCTTACGGCTTCGTGCCGCCGGTCGCCCACTACACCGGCCAGCGCCCGGCCTGGGCGGACTGGACCCAGGAGCAGCGCAATGCCGAGGCGCGCCGCCTGTACCGCGAGGCCGGCTATTCGCAGCAGCACCCGCTGGAAGTCGAGGTGCTCTACAACACGGACCAGAACCACAAGCGCATCGCCGGCGCGCTGGCGGCCATGTGGAAGCAGACGCTGGGCGTGCGCACGAAACTGCTCAACCAGGAATGGAAGGTGTTCCTCGAGAACCGCAAGCAGCGCGTCATCACCCAGGTGTTCCGCTCCGGCTGGATCGGCGACTACAACGACGCCTATACCTTTTCCCAGCTCCTGCATTCGAAGAACGGGCAGAACGACCCGGGCTACGCCAGCCCGGCCTACGATGCGCTGCTCGACCAGGCCGCCGCGACCGCGGACCCGGCGCGCCGGCGTGCGCTGCTGGAGGCGGCCGAGCGGCAGCTGCTCGCGGACCAGCCGCTGATCCCGCTGTACTTCTATGCGTCCAAGCGCCTGGTGAAGCCCTGGGTCGGCGGCTACCGGGCGAACCTCATGGACCATCACCACAGCAAGGACCTCTACATCCTGAGTCACTGA
- the rsmG gene encoding 16S rRNA (guanine(527)-N(7))-methyltransferase RsmG: protein MDVEQRLTEGLAQLGVPADKSLTGALIRYLELIQQWNRVYNLTRITGLDDMALRHILDSVTARPYLQGRAILDAGTGAGLPGIPLALLEPARHFTLVDSVGKKMRFLHQVVSELGLANVSLAQRRLEDHTDIGRFDTVVCRALASLADFVATCGRLVAPGGRLVAMKGRKPVDELAGVPAPWRATIVDRVQVPGLDAERHIIVLER from the coding sequence ATGGATGTCGAACAGCGCCTGACCGAGGGCCTGGCGCAGCTCGGCGTGCCGGCCGACAAGAGCCTGACGGGGGCGCTGATCCGCTACCTGGAGCTGATCCAGCAGTGGAACCGCGTCTATAACCTCACGCGCATCACCGGACTGGACGACATGGCCCTGCGGCACATCCTCGACTCCGTGACCGCCCGGCCGTACCTCCAGGGCAGGGCCATCCTCGATGCCGGCACCGGCGCAGGCCTGCCCGGCATCCCGCTCGCGCTGCTGGAGCCCGCGCGCCACTTCACGCTGGTGGATTCGGTGGGCAAGAAGATGCGCTTCCTGCACCAGGTGGTGAGCGAACTCGGCCTCGCCAACGTCAGCCTGGCGCAGCGGCGGCTGGAGGATCACACCGACATCGGCCGCTTCGACACCGTGGTCTGTCGTGCCCTGGCGAGCCTCGCGGATTTCGTCGCCACCTGCGGCCGGCTGGTCGCCCCCGGCGGGCGACTGGTGGCCATGAAGGGGCGCAAGCCGGTGGACGAACTGGCCGGCGTGCCGGCTCCCTGGCGCGCAACGATCGTCGACCGTGTGCAGGTGCCGGGCCTCGACGCCGAGCGCCACATCATCGTGCTGGAGCGCTGA
- a CDS encoding ParA family protein, which translates to MGRIVAITNQKGGVGKTTTAVNLAAALAGAEKRVLLVDLDPQGNATTGCGVDKATLASTSCDVLLGDSAAQDSIVPVQDGQFDLLPANADLTAAEVRLLQEIGRELRLKKALEPVRGLYDHVLIDCPPSINMLTLNALTAADGVLIPIQCEYYALEGLSSLLETIKQVRNTVNPQLRIEGLLRTMYDPRNRLAAEVSNQLLKHFRDKVYDAIIPRNVRLAEAPSFGLSAIHHDKTSRGAQAYLQLAEEVIRRDTATEP; encoded by the coding sequence GTGGGCCGCATCGTCGCGATCACCAACCAGAAGGGCGGCGTGGGCAAGACCACCACGGCGGTGAACCTGGCGGCGGCGCTCGCCGGCGCGGAGAAGCGCGTGCTGCTGGTCGACCTCGATCCCCAGGGCAATGCCACCACCGGCTGCGGTGTCGACAAGGCGACGCTCGCCAGCACCAGCTGCGACGTGCTGCTCGGCGATTCCGCTGCCCAGGACAGCATCGTGCCGGTGCAGGACGGCCAGTTCGACCTGCTGCCGGCCAATGCCGACCTCACCGCCGCCGAGGTGCGCCTGCTGCAGGAAATCGGCCGCGAGCTGCGCCTGAAGAAGGCGCTGGAACCGGTGCGCGGCCTCTACGACCATGTGCTGATCGACTGCCCGCCGTCGATCAACATGCTCACGCTCAACGCCCTGACGGCGGCCGACGGCGTGCTGATCCCCATCCAGTGCGAGTACTACGCGCTCGAGGGCCTGTCCTCGCTGCTGGAGACCATCAAGCAGGTGCGCAACACCGTGAACCCGCAGCTGCGCATCGAGGGCCTGCTGCGCACCATGTACGATCCGCGCAACCGCCTCGCCGCCGAAGTCTCCAACCAGCTGCTCAAGCACTTCAGGGACAAGGTCTACGACGCCATCATCCCGCGCAACGTGCGCCTCGCCGAGGCGCCGAGCTTCGGCCTCTCCGCCATCCACCACGACAAGACCTCACGCGGCGCCCAGGCCTACCTGCAGCTGGCCGAGGAAGTCATCCGCCGCGACACCGCCACCGAACCCTAG
- a CDS encoding ABC transporter permease subunit, translating into MSVEADSTEARSLWSDAWATLRGNRAAIAALWLLVAMAGVVVVAPFFLPYSYEQTDWDHIAMGPSLASGHLFGTDSLGRDLLVRTLWGGRISLLVALVSTAVSLAIGVLYGAVAGYVGGRLDQLMMRVVDVLYALPFMFLVILLMVLFGRNIVLIFVAIGAINWLDMARIVRGQTLSLRNREFVEAARAGGVPTGRIIRRHIVPNLLGVVVVYVTLTIPHVILVESVLSFLGLGVQEPMTSWGALVNEGAQELETAWWMIVFPSLFLALTLFCFNFLGDGLRDALDPRDRSRS; encoded by the coding sequence ATGAGCGTGGAAGCCGACAGCACCGAGGCGCGCAGCCTGTGGTCGGATGCCTGGGCGACGCTGCGCGGCAACCGCGCGGCGATCGCCGCGCTCTGGCTGCTGGTGGCGATGGCCGGGGTGGTGGTCGTCGCGCCGTTCTTCCTGCCCTACAGCTACGAGCAGACCGACTGGGACCACATCGCCATGGGTCCCTCGCTGGCGAGCGGGCACCTGTTCGGCACCGATTCGCTGGGCCGCGACCTGCTGGTGCGCACCCTGTGGGGCGGACGCATTTCGCTGCTGGTGGCGCTGGTCTCCACCGCGGTGAGCCTGGCCATCGGCGTGCTCTACGGCGCCGTGGCCGGCTACGTCGGCGGCCGCCTCGACCAGCTGATGATGCGGGTGGTGGATGTCCTCTACGCGCTGCCCTTCATGTTCCTGGTGATCCTGCTGATGGTGCTGTTCGGCCGCAACATCGTGCTGATCTTCGTCGCCATCGGCGCCATCAACTGGCTCGACATGGCGCGCATCGTCCGCGGGCAGACGCTGTCGCTGCGCAACCGCGAGTTCGTCGAGGCGGCGCGCGCCGGCGGCGTGCCCACCGGGCGCATCATCCGCCGCCACATCGTGCCTAACCTGCTGGGCGTGGTGGTGGTCTATGTCACGCTCACCATCCCGCACGTCATCCTCGTGGAATCCGTGCTGAGCTTCCTGGGGCTCGGCGTGCAGGAGCCGATGACGTCCTGGGGCGCCCTGGTCAACGAGGGCGCGCAGGAACTGGAGACGGCCTGGTGGATGATCGTCTTCCCCTCGCTGTTCCTCGCGCTGACGCTGTTCTGCTTCAACTTCCTCGGCGACGGGCTGCGCGATGCGCTGGATCCGCGCGACCGGAGCCGCTCTTGA
- a CDS encoding ATP synthase subunit I: MSDPEARRLLRRTAWLLAAGQAVLTLLVTAAAGWLGGTASARSALAGGCIGTVPALYQALRMFSVSAAEDPGRFMRAVYVGEFMKIVITAALFVAAIRIMRPQFLPLMAAYAVTFLAYWIALGTGYPWFAGQTGVAPGGSTERRKNQDKTEAGHV; the protein is encoded by the coding sequence ATGAGTGACCCGGAGGCACGTCGCCTGCTGCGGCGGACCGCGTGGCTGCTGGCTGCGGGCCAGGCCGTGCTGACCCTGCTGGTGACGGCGGCGGCCGGCTGGCTGGGTGGCACGGCGAGCGCCCGGTCGGCACTGGCCGGCGGCTGCATCGGCACGGTGCCGGCGCTGTATCAGGCCTTGCGCATGTTCAGCGTGAGTGCCGCCGAGGATCCGGGCCGGTTCATGCGGGCGGTGTATGTGGGTGAGTTCATGAAGATCGTCATCACGGCAGCCTTGTTCGTGGCGGCGATCCGCATCATGAGACCGCAGTTCCTGCCACTGATGGCAGCGTATGCGGTGACGTTCCTGGCGTACTGGATCGCCCTCGGCACGGGCTATCCGTGGTTCGCGGGCCAGACCGGGGTCGCCCCGGGCGGCAGCACGGAACGCAGGAAGAACCAGGACAAGACGGAAGCCGGGCATGTCTGA
- a CDS encoding YhdH/YhfP family quinone oxidoreductase, with product MKDFRALRVHLEGERIVARLERLRLDDLSAGEVVIRTAWSSINYKDALAATGKGRILRRYPLVAGVDLAGTVESSSDPRFRPGDAVVSCGCGLSEIHDGGFSEIARLPGDVLTPLPPGLDLREAMAIGTAGFTAAYALHRMEQNGQHPGLGPLAVTGATGGVGSVAIDIFSRRGYRVTALTHKPGAEDYLRSLGASDVQALEGKVLGTRPLEKAVWGGAVDNLGGSVLAWLTRSVVPLGNIASIGLAAGPELQTTVMPFILRGVSLLGISSADAPRELRSVVWQRLGADLKPAQLGRIASREVGIEELPACFDAYIEGRITGRTLVRLG from the coding sequence ATGAAGGACTTCCGGGCACTGCGGGTTCACCTCGAGGGCGAGCGCATCGTCGCGCGCCTCGAGCGTCTGCGCCTCGATGACCTGTCCGCGGGCGAGGTCGTCATCCGCACCGCCTGGTCCAGCATCAACTACAAGGACGCCCTGGCCGCCACCGGCAAGGGCCGCATCCTGCGCCGCTACCCGCTGGTGGCCGGTGTCGACCTCGCCGGCACCGTGGAAAGCTCCTCCGACCCGCGCTTCCGGCCCGGCGATGCCGTGGTCTCCTGCGGCTGCGGCCTCAGCGAGATCCACGACGGCGGCTTCAGCGAGATCGCGCGGCTGCCCGGCGATGTCCTCACCCCCCTGCCGCCCGGGCTCGACCTGCGCGAGGCGATGGCCATCGGCACCGCCGGCTTCACCGCCGCCTACGCCCTGCACCGCATGGAGCAGAACGGCCAGCACCCGGGGCTCGGACCCCTCGCCGTGACCGGCGCCACCGGCGGTGTCGGCAGCGTCGCCATCGACATCTTCAGCCGCCGCGGCTATCGCGTCACCGCGCTGACCCACAAGCCCGGGGCCGAGGATTACCTGCGCAGCCTGGGCGCCAGCGACGTGCAGGCCCTGGAGGGCAAGGTCCTCGGCACGCGACCGCTCGAGAAGGCGGTGTGGGGCGGCGCGGTGGACAACCTCGGCGGCAGCGTGCTCGCCTGGCTGACACGCAGCGTCGTCCCGCTCGGCAACATCGCCAGCATCGGCCTGGCGGCGGGCCCGGAACTGCAGACCACGGTGATGCCCTTCATCCTGCGTGGCGTCAGCCTGCTCGGCATCAGCTCCGCCGATGCGCCCCGCGAGCTGCGCAGCGTCGTCTGGCAGCGCCTCGGCGCCGACCTCAAGCCCGCGCAGCTCGGGCGCATCGCCAGCCGCGAGGTGGGGATCGAGGAACTGCCGGCCTGCTTCGACGCCTACATCGAAGGACGCATCACCGGCCGCACCCTCGTGCGCCTCGGCTGA
- a CDS encoding ABC transporter ATP-binding protein has protein sequence MSAPLLDVAGLGVRFDTHAGPVQAVRSLDFTVAAGEVLGVVGESGSGKSQAMLALLGLLAANGRASGRALFEGQDLLALDEAGLNRVRGSRIAMIFQDPMTSLNPYLSIGAQMALVLHAHRGLRGRDAARECAGMLESVGIQDAGRRLRQHPHELSGGMRQRVMIATALLCRPALLIADEPTTALDVTVQAQILDLMRELRGRFGTAIILITHDLAVVAGLADRLLVMQQGECREAGSPEEIFYAPRERYTRALLAAVPRLDRAGPPPAPSRHPGAAPLLQARGLRVGYPVAAGRFWGGRRFLQAVGEVSFELAPGEVLGVVGESGCGKSTLGRAVLQLVPVSAGSVSFLGRDLGSLARAELDAMRRDLQVVFQDPLASLDPRMTVRDIVAEPLETFEPGLDAAQCTNQVAEMLSRVGLDPSHMNRYPHQFSGGQCQRVAIARALITRPRLIVCDEAVSALDVSVRAQILRLLLELRRLLDLSLIFIGHDLAVIRQVSQRVMVMYLGRVMETGPAGELFDRPRHPYTRALLAAAPLPDPRLERSRQRAGLSGEVPSPLSPPSGCVFRTRCPHAVETCAAQAPALLRHGAAEVACHRVEDIQEIIAKSVSC, from the coding sequence TTGAGCGCCCCGCTGCTCGACGTCGCCGGCCTCGGGGTGCGCTTCGACACGCACGCCGGCCCGGTGCAGGCGGTGCGCTCGCTCGACTTCACGGTGGCCGCCGGCGAGGTGCTGGGCGTCGTCGGCGAATCCGGCTCCGGCAAGAGCCAGGCGATGCTGGCGCTGCTCGGCCTGCTGGCGGCGAACGGCCGGGCCAGCGGGCGGGCGCTGTTCGAGGGCCAGGACCTGCTGGCGCTCGACGAGGCGGGGCTCAACCGGGTACGCGGCTCGCGCATCGCCATGATCTTCCAGGACCCGATGACCTCGCTGAATCCCTACCTGTCCATCGGCGCACAGATGGCGCTGGTGCTGCACGCACACCGGGGCCTGCGCGGCCGCGATGCCGCGCGGGAATGCGCCGGCATGCTCGAGTCGGTCGGCATCCAGGACGCCGGCCGGCGTCTGCGCCAGCACCCGCACGAACTCTCCGGCGGCATGCGCCAGCGGGTGATGATCGCCACCGCGCTGCTCTGCCGTCCGGCGCTGCTGATCGCCGATGAGCCGACCACCGCGCTCGATGTCACCGTGCAGGCGCAGATCCTGGATCTCATGCGGGAGCTGCGCGGGCGCTTCGGCACCGCCATCATCCTCATCACCCACGACCTCGCGGTGGTGGCCGGGCTCGCGGACCGCCTGCTGGTGATGCAGCAGGGCGAGTGCCGCGAGGCGGGCAGCCCCGAGGAGATCTTCTACGCCCCTCGGGAGCGCTACACGCGCGCCCTGCTGGCGGCGGTGCCACGGCTGGATCGTGCCGGCCCGCCGCCCGCGCCGTCGCGTCATCCCGGGGCCGCGCCGCTGCTGCAGGCCCGCGGGCTGCGGGTCGGGTATCCGGTAGCGGCAGGTCGGTTCTGGGGCGGGCGCCGCTTCCTGCAGGCGGTCGGCGAGGTGAGCTTCGAGCTCGCGCCGGGCGAGGTGCTCGGTGTGGTCGGGGAGTCAGGCTGTGGCAAGTCCACGCTGGGGCGGGCGGTGCTGCAGCTGGTGCCGGTCAGCGCCGGCAGCGTGAGTTTCCTCGGTCGGGACCTCGGCAGCCTGGCGCGGGCCGAACTCGATGCGATGCGCCGGGACCTGCAGGTGGTGTTCCAGGATCCGCTCGCCTCGCTGGATCCGCGCATGACGGTGCGCGACATCGTCGCCGAGCCGCTGGAGACCTTCGAGCCCGGCCTCGATGCGGCGCAATGCACCAACCAGGTCGCCGAGATGCTGAGCCGGGTCGGCCTCGATCCCTCGCACATGAACCGCTACCCGCACCAGTTCTCCGGCGGCCAGTGCCAGCGGGTGGCCATCGCCCGGGCGCTGATCACCCGGCCGAGGCTGATCGTCTGCGACGAGGCGGTGAGCGCCCTGGACGTCTCGGTGCGCGCGCAGATCCTGCGCCTGCTGCTGGAGCTGCGCCGGCTGCTGGACCTGTCGCTGATCTTCATCGGCCACGACCTGGCGGTGATCCGCCAGGTGAGCCAGCGGGTGATGGTCATGTACCTCGGCCGGGTCATGGAGACGGGCCCGGCCGGGGAGCTTTTCGATCGCCCGCGTCACCCGTACACGCGGGCCCTGCTGGCCGCCGCGCCGCTGCCGGATCCGCGGCTGGAGCGTTCGCGGCAGCGGGCCGGCCTCAGCGGCGAGGTGCCCTCACCGCTGTCGCCGCCGAGCGGCTGCGTGTTCCGTACGCGCTGCCCCCATGCGGTGGAAACCTGTGCCGCGCAGGCGCCGGCCCTGCTGCGCCACGGGGCCGCCGAGGTGGCCTGCCATCGTGTCGAGGACATTCAGGAAATAATCGCCAAATCAGTCAGTTGCTAA
- a CDS encoding SIMPL domain-containing protein (The SIMPL domain is named for its presence in mouse protein SIMPL (signalling molecule that associates with mouse pelle-like kinase). Bacterial member BP26, from Brucella, was shown to assemble into a channel-like structure, while YggE from E. coli has been associated with resistance to oxidative stress.), which translates to MPRSIATLLFLSVLAGATPVLAQPGGTPMQLPRTISVPGSGSVTGTPDKAQVRLTVQKTNPSMEKARAEAVVVVQRFLALTKKLGIPEAKVRTTSAMVNPEYRWDQPTSRQVLVGYSVQREFEVEVNDLDKLGALVEGAVDAGVNHVAPPVLDSTKRRELNRQALAAAARDAEANARAIADTLGVKLGSLRELTAGGAEPPRPPMPMAMMKATMAEAADAGGAATYTPGSLTFDATVNASFDIVSP; encoded by the coding sequence ATGCCCCGCAGCATTGCCACCCTCCTCTTTCTCTCGGTCCTGGCGGGCGCCACGCCCGTGCTGGCGCAGCCCGGCGGCACGCCGATGCAACTGCCGCGGACCATTTCCGTGCCGGGCAGCGGCTCGGTCACCGGCACGCCCGACAAGGCGCAGGTCCGGCTCACCGTGCAGAAGACCAACCCCTCGATGGAGAAGGCGCGCGCCGAGGCGGTGGTGGTGGTCCAGCGCTTCCTCGCGCTCACGAAGAAGCTCGGCATCCCCGAGGCCAAGGTGCGCACCACCAGTGCCATGGTGAATCCGGAGTACCGCTGGGACCAGCCGACCTCGCGGCAGGTGCTGGTGGGCTACTCGGTGCAGCGCGAGTTCGAGGTCGAGGTGAACGATCTCGACAAGCTGGGTGCCCTGGTGGAGGGCGCGGTGGATGCGGGCGTCAATCACGTCGCGCCGCCGGTGCTCGACAGCACGAAGCGGCGCGAGCTGAACCGGCAGGCCCTCGCTGCCGCTGCCCGCGACGCCGAGGCCAATGCGCGGGCCATCGCCGACACCCTGGGCGTGAAGCTGGGCAGCCTGCGTGAACTCACCGCCGGCGGTGCCGAGCCACCCCGCCCGCCGATGCCGATGGCCATGATGAAGGCGACCATGGCCGAGGCCGCCGATGCCGGCGGCGCGGCGACCTATACCCCGGGCAGCCTGACCTTCGACGCGACGGTGAACGCCAGCTTCGACATCGTCAGCCCGTAA
- the oppB gene encoding oligopeptide ABC transporter permease OppB — MLRFTIQRLLTGVPTLLVLIAAAFFLIRAAPGGPFDSERDLPPEIEANLRQAYHLDEPLPRQFARYLGNLARGDFGPSLQYRDFSVTELIRAGFPVSLRIGSLAMLLALLAGVSAGAWAALRQNSAGDHLVMAAAMTGISIPNFVMAPLLVLVVAVGLGWLPAGGYGGGAWRHLVLPVITLALPQVAYLARLTRASMIEVLSSPYIRTARAQGLSSGRILLRHALRPALLPVVSYLGPATAAVITGSVVIEQIFGLPGIGRFFVTGALNRDYTLVMGVVVFYGALILLGNFLVDLVYGLLDPRIRHLS; from the coding sequence ATGCTGAGGTTCACGATCCAGCGCCTGCTGACGGGCGTGCCGACCCTGCTGGTGCTGATCGCCGCCGCGTTCTTCCTGATCCGTGCCGCACCCGGCGGCCCCTTCGACAGCGAGCGCGACCTGCCACCGGAGATCGAGGCCAACCTGCGCCAGGCCTACCATCTCGACGAGCCGCTGCCCCGGCAGTTCGCCCGCTACCTCGGCAACCTCGCCCGCGGCGACTTCGGCCCCTCCCTGCAGTACCGCGACTTCAGCGTCACCGAGCTGATCCGCGCGGGCTTCCCGGTGTCGCTGCGCATCGGCTCGCTGGCGATGCTGCTGGCGCTGCTGGCGGGCGTCTCCGCCGGCGCCTGGGCGGCGCTGCGCCAGAATTCGGCGGGCGATCACCTGGTGATGGCGGCGGCGATGACCGGCATCTCCATCCCGAATTTCGTCATGGCGCCGCTGCTGGTGCTGGTGGTGGCGGTGGGCCTGGGCTGGCTGCCGGCCGGCGGCTATGGCGGGGGCGCCTGGCGCCACCTCGTGCTGCCCGTGATCACCCTGGCGCTGCCGCAGGTCGCCTACCTCGCGCGGCTGACCCGCGCCAGCATGATCGAGGTGCTGTCGAGCCCCTACATCCGCACCGCGCGGGCGCAGGGGCTGTCCTCGGGCCGCATCCTGCTGCGGCACGCGCTGCGGCCGGCGCTGCTGCCGGTGGTGTCCTACCTGGGCCCGGCGACGGCGGCCGTCATCACCGGCTCGGTGGTCATCGAGCAGATCTTCGGGCTGCCGGGGATCGGCCGCTTCTTCGTCACCGGGGCACTCAACCGCGACTACACGCTGGTGATGGGCGTGGTGGTGTTCTACGGCGCGCTGATCCTGCTGGGCAACTTCCTCGTCGACCTGGTGTACGGGCTGCTCGACCCGCGCATCCGCCACCTGTCATGA
- a CDS encoding ParB/RepB/Spo0J family partition protein, protein MSARRTGLGRGLDALLGDASPPVRPVQTEPREGLRQIPVELLQRGEYQPRQDMDAGALEDLARSIKAQGLVQPIVVRPLPAPSAAGEVRYEIIAGERRWRAAQMAGLATVPAVVRQIPDSAVIAQALIENIQREDLNPLEEAQAVQRLIGEFQLTHQEAADAIGRSRAAVSNLLRLLELGEQARTLLRSAALEMGHARALLGLTDPRMQAEVANLVAKKGLSVRETEALVRRVQAGGGAAGGGQPRAVDPDVQRLEHELTDRLGARVQIQHGSKGRGKLVVSYSSLDELDGIIAHIQ, encoded by the coding sequence ATGAGCGCCAGAAGAACAGGACTCGGACGCGGCCTCGACGCCCTGCTCGGTGACGCCAGTCCGCCGGTACGGCCGGTGCAGACCGAGCCGCGGGAGGGCCTGCGGCAGATCCCCGTCGAGCTGCTGCAGCGGGGCGAGTACCAGCCGCGCCAGGACATGGACGCCGGTGCGCTCGAGGACCTCGCCCGTTCCATCAAGGCCCAGGGCCTGGTGCAGCCGATCGTCGTCCGCCCGCTGCCGGCGCCCAGCGCCGCGGGCGAGGTCCGCTACGAGATCATCGCCGGCGAACGCCGCTGGCGCGCCGCGCAGATGGCGGGCCTGGCGACCGTGCCGGCCGTGGTGCGGCAGATTCCGGATTCGGCCGTCATTGCCCAGGCGCTGATCGAGAACATCCAGCGGGAGGACCTCAACCCCCTCGAGGAAGCCCAGGCCGTGCAGCGGCTGATCGGCGAGTTCCAGCTCACCCACCAGGAGGCAGCCGACGCCATCGGCCGGTCCCGGGCGGCAGTCAGCAACCTGCTGCGGCTGCTGGAGCTGGGCGAGCAGGCCCGGACCCTGTTGCGCTCCGCGGCGCTGGAGATGGGCCATGCCCGCGCGCTTCTTGGCCTGACGGACCCGCGCATGCAGGCCGAGGTGGCCAATCTGGTGGCGAAAAAGGGTCTCTCGGTGCGAGAGACCGAGGCGCTGGTGCGCCGGGTGCAGGCTGGCGGCGGTGCCGCGGGCGGCGGCCAGCCCCGGGCGGTGGACCCCGATGTCCAGCGCCTGGAGCACGAGCTGACCGACCGCCTCGGTGCCCGGGTGCAGATCCAGCATGGCAGCAAGGGACGGGGCAAGCTGGTGGTCAGCTACAGCAGCCTCGACGAGCTCGACGGCATCATCGCGCACATCCAGTAG